The Helicobacter mustelae genome has a segment encoding these proteins:
- the napG gene encoding ferredoxin-type protein NapG yields the protein MDTSRRKALRSITQAMGLVSIGGLIWGAYIAEAKSNPLGFYPPGARDDFINTCIRCGLCVEACPYYTLSLATKGVKGIPTFTPRKIPCFMCKDIPCVRACPTDALDKNLLLTHGKLDITKARMGVAVVDTLNCIAYAGIQCDACYRACPLMDQAIYLEYKANTRTGKHAMILPIVANDVCTGCGKCEKACVTEIASIKVMHREQVLGKMGANYIKGWDQKDEERLESARPKSRMDSPKKQTLDYLNDGIL from the coding sequence ATGGATACCAGTCGCAGAAAAGCGCTGAGATCCATTACCCAAGCAATGGGGCTGGTGTCAATAGGAGGGCTTATCTGGGGTGCATATATTGCAGAAGCAAAAAGCAATCCTCTAGGTTTCTATCCACCAGGCGCGCGGGATGATTTTATCAATACTTGCATTAGATGCGGGCTATGCGTAGAGGCTTGTCCCTACTATACCCTAAGTCTTGCCACAAAAGGTGTAAAGGGAATTCCCACTTTTACACCTCGCAAAATTCCTTGCTTCATGTGCAAAGATATCCCCTGCGTGCGTGCTTGTCCTACAGATGCATTAGACAAAAACCTCTTGCTCACTCATGGCAAGCTTGATATCACTAAGGCGCGCATGGGTGTAGCGGTAGTGGATACGCTAAATTGCATTGCATATGCAGGAATCCAGTGCGATGCATGCTATCGTGCCTGCCCATTGATGGATCAAGCAATCTATCTAGAATACAAAGCAAATACACGAACAGGAAAGCATGCGATGATTTTACCCATTGTCGCTAATGATGTCTGCACAGGATGTGGAAAATGCGAAAAAGCCTGCGTAACAGAAATTGCTTCAATCAAGGTAATGCACCGCGAACAAGTTTTGGGCAAAATGGGAGCAAACTATATCAAAGGCTGGGATCAAAAAGATGAAGAAAGACTAGAGTCTGCTAGACCAAAATCCAGGATGGATTCCCCAAAAAAACAAACGCTAGATTATCTAAATGATGGGATACTCTAA
- a CDS encoding ABC transporter ATP-binding protein — MLQVQSLSHQFDILLYEDVNFSLSPGQTLAILGVSGSGKSTILNHLSTMLKPNHGQIDLLGHQNIYSLPDAKLLEIRRYEIGIIFQAHYLFRGFSARENLKIANLLTQNTLDSSVLESFKIDSILDQGVGTLSGGQQQRVSIARVLSKNPKIIFADEPTGNLDGDTARSVMRVLFDYVRTNAAMLVLATHDEALAFDCDFVYRLKDKRLKQEK, encoded by the coding sequence ATGCTCCAAGTCCAATCCCTTTCCCATCAATTTGATATTTTGCTCTATGAAGATGTAAATTTTAGTCTCTCTCCTGGGCAGACGCTTGCGATTCTTGGGGTGTCAGGCAGTGGAAAATCCACCATCCTTAATCATCTCTCCACCATGCTAAAGCCCAATCATGGCCAGATTGATTTATTGGGACATCAAAATATCTATTCCCTTCCTGATGCAAAATTATTAGAGATTCGGCGCTATGAGATTGGAATCATCTTCCAGGCGCACTATCTTTTTCGCGGTTTTAGCGCACGCGAGAATCTCAAAATCGCAAATTTATTAACCCAAAATACCCTGGATTCAAGCGTGCTAGAATCTTTCAAGATTGATTCTATCTTGGATCAAGGGGTGGGGACTCTGAGTGGGGGGCAGCAGCAGCGCGTCTCCATCGCGCGCGTGCTTAGCAAAAATCCAAAGATTATTTTTGCTGATGAACCCACGGGCAATCTTGATGGAGACACAGCAAGAAGTGTGATGCGGGTTTTATTTGATTATGTGCGCACTAACGCTGCCATGCTTGTGCTCGCCACCCATGATGAGGCCCTGGCCTTTGATTGTGATTTTGTCTATCGCCTCAAAGACAAGAGACTCAAACAAGAAAAATGA
- the napH gene encoding quinol dehydrogenase ferredoxin subunit NapH, which produces MQWLIKNKFLIIRRTSQIGILLLFFLANCSLITIGHKKHLVLQGDLSGFESGERNLAIANTKEALLKNPILQGNLSTSKIFDKIPMSDPLAFLQIFLAGGAISFDLLLGVGVVLALYGIFLGRGFCAFVCPINLITDLANLLRRILRIENIRFISFSRNTKYIILALALVLSFAFGMLAWESINPISMLHRGVVFGMGTGFFGVLTVFLFDLFMLKNGFCGHLCPLGATYSIIGAKSLLKVQYHLNKCTKCMQCIRICPESQVLHLIGKQSGFVTKTACIKCGRCIEVCNDDALNFNILHFNKEKK; this is translated from the coding sequence ATGCAGTGGTTGATAAAGAATAAATTCTTAATAATACGCAGAACCTCGCAGATAGGCATTTTGCTCTTATTTTTTCTAGCAAACTGCTCCCTCATTACCATTGGTCACAAAAAGCATCTCGTATTGCAAGGGGATCTTAGTGGCTTTGAAAGCGGGGAACGTAATTTAGCAATTGCCAATACCAAAGAAGCATTACTAAAAAACCCCATTTTACAGGGCAATCTTAGCACTTCCAAAATCTTTGATAAAATCCCCATGAGCGATCCATTGGCATTCTTGCAAATCTTTCTAGCAGGTGGGGCAATCAGTTTTGACCTGCTCCTTGGAGTGGGTGTGGTTCTAGCATTGTATGGAATCTTTCTAGGAAGAGGTTTTTGTGCATTTGTTTGTCCCATCAATCTCATTACAGATTTAGCAAATTTGCTACGCAGAATCTTGCGTATAGAAAATATCCGTTTTATCTCATTCTCACGAAATACAAAATACATCATCCTTGCTCTAGCACTTGTCTTAAGCTTTGCTTTTGGCATGCTAGCATGGGAGAGTATAAATCCTATTTCTATGCTGCATCGTGGTGTTGTGTTTGGGATGGGAACGGGTTTTTTTGGGGTTTTGACAGTGTTTTTATTTGATCTATTTATGTTAAAAAATGGATTTTGTGGACATCTATGTCCACTGGGTGCGACTTACAGCATCATTGGAGCAAAGTCACTACTCAAGGTGCAATATCACTTAAACAAATGCACAAAATGCATGCAATGCATACGAATTTGCCCAGAAAGCCAAGTGCTTCACCTCATTGGCAAACAAAGTGGTTTTGTGACAAAAACGGCTTGCATCAAATGCGGACGCTGTATTGAAGTCTGCAATGATGATGCATTAAATTTCAATATCTTACATTTCAACAAGGAGAAAAAATGA
- a CDS encoding nitrate reductase cytochrome c-type subunit has translation MKKILTFMVAIGLGASVFAKGVDENQIGLRKAPLTDENKVKIQDYTFGTGSAGESKKIERSYENAPPLIPHDITGMTPITQKNNACLDCHLPDVAESVGATPIPKSHTYDLRMHKEVSNGIAEQRYNCTQCHVPQAQTKPLVKNKFQPGFHNEKQKHQSNLLDVINQGVK, from the coding sequence ATGAAAAAAATCTTAACTTTCATGGTGGCTATAGGATTAGGAGCAAGTGTTTTTGCCAAGGGAGTGGATGAGAATCAAATTGGACTCAGAAAAGCCCCACTCACTGATGAAAACAAAGTAAAAATTCAAGATTATACCTTTGGCACAGGATCTGCAGGAGAGAGCAAAAAAATTGAGCGTTCTTATGAGAACGCACCTCCTCTGATTCCTCATGATATTACAGGCATGACCCCCATCACCCAGAAAAACAACGCCTGTCTTGACTGCCACCTACCAGATGTCGCAGAAAGCGTTGGTGCAACGCCTATTCCCAAATCCCATACTTATGATTTGCGCATGCATAAAGAAGTGAGCAATGGCATTGCTGAACAGAGATACAACTGCACACAATGCCATGTTCCCCAAGCACAAACCAAACCCCTTGTAAAAAATAAATTTCAACCTGGCTTTCATAATGAAAAACAAAAACATCAATCCAACCTCCTTGATGTCATCAATCAGGGTGTAAAATGA
- a CDS encoding CvpA family protein, translated as MNYIDIILLAIILIVSLKGIFDGFVHELSALIGIIVGIFFASRLASDMAVLFDTHVYHIKNPSIAIILGFVIVLAFFWVAFLLIGFIITKFVRYSGLGILDRILGYCFSCLKIFCILAFIIFALNQIKFIREIDFIKNLPQKSKVYAAMMDTANLIIKFDSPEKITQKLEQISPKLKDTLENTTEQMKSASDQIKESIQNSIKKP; from the coding sequence ATGAACTACATTGACATTATTCTTTTGGCAATCATTTTAATTGTGAGTCTTAAGGGGATTTTTGATGGTTTTGTCCATGAGCTCTCCGCTCTCATTGGCATTATTGTGGGCATATTCTTTGCCTCAAGGCTTGCTAGCGATATGGCCGTACTGTTTGACACCCATGTCTACCATATCAAAAATCCATCCATAGCCATTATTCTTGGCTTTGTGATTGTGCTGGCATTTTTTTGGGTGGCATTTTTGCTTATCGGATTTATCATCACAAAATTTGTGCGCTATTCTGGGCTAGGGATCTTGGATAGGATTTTGGGATACTGCTTCTCCTGTCTCAAGATTTTCTGCATCCTGGCTTTTATCATCTTTGCACTCAATCAAATCAAATTCATCAGAGAGATCGATTTCATCAAAAATCTCCCCCAAAAAAGCAAAGTCTATGCGGCCATGATGGACACAGCAAATCTGATTATCAAATTTGATAGCCCCGAAAAAATCACCCAAAAACTCGAACAAATCTCTCCCAAACTCAAGGACACCCTAGAAAACACTACAGAACAGATGAAAAGCGCTAGCGATCAAATCAAAGAAAGCATTCAGAATTCCATAAAAAAACCCTGA
- a CDS encoding 4Fe-4S binding protein, which produces MRKKQSTSHEVDPSRRKLFFGFGKKDCKEIPAPMKKVAIIHPLTCLAYQKVICYACKDICREHISFQGLFFPEILPSCIGCDRCEAICPQNAISLKEIPISREEIKA; this is translated from the coding sequence ATGAGAAAGAAGCAATCTACCTCTCATGAGGTAGATCCTTCAAGGAGAAAACTCTTTTTTGGCTTTGGGAAAAAAGACTGCAAAGAAATTCCTGCCCCCATGAAAAAAGTCGCCATCATCCACCCTCTTACTTGTCTTGCTTATCAAAAAGTCATTTGCTATGCTTGCAAGGATATCTGCAGAGAACATATCTCTTTTCAAGGTTTGTTTTTTCCAGAGATTCTCCCAAGTTGCATCGGCTGTGATCGATGTGAAGCGATTTGCCCACAAAATGCCATTAGCCTAAAAGAAATTCCTATTTCTAGGGAAGAAATCAAAGCATGA
- a CDS encoding SPOR domain-containing protein: protein MEEMDFKETLDTTKKKKTQNVVLGVVAVIAILVILLIIWSFTHSNPKEQALEQPQENTNSLLADNQPSSTTQNPSSEYDSFDKIVNEMKDANTPESTPVAAAKTPDAKDDKELSKDSSTQSYTPGHAADAKHAMHDKTQTSNHLAQKITPSPEHVKKSPAKKKRAAKSFDSLSLQKATAGSYLQMGAFAKQPNKTMQNTLMHHDFRTLEFTDHEGQKLTKYLIGPFKSRKQAEDYKQQHPELAHSIYYEVK, encoded by the coding sequence ATGGAAGAAATGGATTTCAAAGAAACACTGGATACAACAAAAAAGAAGAAAACACAAAATGTGGTCTTGGGTGTGGTGGCAGTGATTGCCATATTAGTGATTTTGCTAATCATCTGGTCTTTTACACATTCTAACCCCAAAGAGCAAGCCCTAGAGCAGCCACAGGAAAATACAAACTCCTTGCTAGCAGATAATCAACCAAGCAGCACCACCCAAAATCCAAGCTCAGAATACGACAGCTTTGATAAAATCGTCAATGAAATGAAGGATGCCAATACCCCAGAAAGCACGCCCGTAGCAGCGGCAAAAACCCCAGATGCAAAGGATGACAAAGAGCTCTCTAAAGATTCCTCTACGCAAAGCTATACCCCAGGACATGCAGCAGATGCAAAGCATGCCATGCATGACAAGACTCAGACCTCAAACCACTTGGCACAAAAAATAACCCCATCCCCAGAGCATGTAAAAAAATCCCCTGCAAAAAAGAAACGTGCAGCTAAGAGTTTTGATTCTTTGAGTTTGCAAAAAGCCACAGCAGGATCCTATCTACAAATGGGTGCATTTGCTAAACAGCCTAATAAAACCATGCAAAACACTCTTATGCATCATGATTTTAGAACCCTTGAATTCACCGATCATGAGGGTCAAAAGCTCACCAAATATCTCATCGGCCCATTCAAATCTCGCAAACAAGCCGAGGATTACAAGCAGCAGCATCCTGAGCTGGCACATTCCATCTATTATGAAGTGAAATAA
- a CDS encoding chaperone NapD, translating into MNISSIIIKADSSAWESLLQEIPQIPHVEIALHQKDRGIMIATIEAENTQQELEALKKIQVLKGVFSAEMHLTYSEGDLKNCKLDMQKIAKLIDTTPAELMKYGGDIKNFIK; encoded by the coding sequence ATGAATATTTCTAGCATCATTATCAAAGCAGATTCATCTGCTTGGGAGTCTCTGCTGCAAGAGATCCCCCAAATCCCCCACGTAGAAATCGCACTGCATCAAAAAGATAGGGGAATTATGATTGCCACCATTGAGGCAGAAAATACGCAACAAGAACTTGAAGCACTAAAAAAAATCCAAGTACTAAAAGGAGTATTCAGCGCAGAAATGCACCTTACCTACAGTGAAGGGGATCTCAAAAACTGTAAGCTAGATATGCAAAAAATTGCCAAACTCATTGACACTACGCCAGCAGAATTGATGAAATATGGCGGAGATATTAAGAATTTTATCAAATAG
- the lysS gene encoding lysine--tRNA ligase, with protein MFENQYIQQRLQKAQILRENGQNPYSNQTQKTIKNSEFIERFSYLKNQENNKETEQKFSITGRVKLLRMMGKACFIDIEDESANVQVYVSQNDLQEQFLLLKKTLEVGDFISVYGYPFVTKTGELSLHAIKYQLLTKSIIPLPEKFHGITDIELRYRQRYLDLIMNKEVKETFKLRSKIVSAVRRFFESKGFLEVETPMLHPIPGGANARPFITHHNALNVDRFLRIAPELYLKRLIVGGFEAVFEMNRNFRNEGMDHSHNPEFTMIEFYWAYKTYKDLIVLTKEFFTYLLDTLGLPTKIHYNDQEIDFSDFKVIGYKDALEKIGNLPRAVLEDKHSLRDFLQKQGIKLEAQMGYGKLLSEAFDTFVEHKLIHPTFITDYPIDISPLARRNDQNPQIADRFELFIGGKEISNGFSELNDPIDQFERFKQQVREKDAGDEEAQYMDEDYVWALGYGMPPTAGQGIGIDRLIMLFTGAKTIKDVILFPAMKPTRNHFEPNEQNS; from the coding sequence ATGTTTGAAAATCAATACATCCAGCAACGTCTCCAAAAAGCACAGATTTTGCGCGAAAATGGGCAAAATCCCTATTCCAATCAAACCCAAAAAACCATCAAAAATAGCGAATTTATTGAGCGTTTCTCCTATCTCAAAAATCAAGAAAACAACAAAGAAACCGAGCAAAAATTCTCCATTACAGGACGTGTAAAACTGCTTAGAATGATGGGAAAGGCTTGCTTCATTGACATCGAGGATGAAAGCGCCAATGTACAGGTCTATGTCTCACAAAATGATTTGCAAGAGCAATTTCTTCTCTTAAAAAAAACCCTAGAGGTGGGAGATTTCATCTCTGTGTATGGTTATCCCTTTGTCACCAAAACAGGCGAGCTGAGCCTGCATGCAATAAAATACCAGCTTCTTACAAAATCCATCATCCCACTGCCTGAGAAATTCCACGGGATCACAGATATCGAATTGCGCTATCGTCAACGCTATCTTGATCTCATCATGAACAAAGAAGTAAAAGAAACCTTTAAGTTGCGCAGCAAGATCGTCTCTGCTGTGCGCAGATTTTTTGAATCCAAGGGATTTTTGGAAGTGGAGACCCCAATGCTTCACCCAATCCCAGGAGGGGCAAATGCCAGACCCTTCATCACGCATCACAATGCTCTAAATGTGGATAGATTTTTGCGTATCGCCCCAGAGCTCTATCTCAAACGCCTGATTGTAGGAGGCTTTGAAGCAGTATTTGAGATGAATCGAAATTTCAGAAATGAAGGCATGGATCATTCTCATAATCCAGAATTTACCATGATTGAATTTTATTGGGCATACAAGACTTACAAAGACCTCATTGTTCTCACAAAAGAGTTTTTTACCTATCTTTTAGATACTTTAGGTTTACCCACCAAAATCCACTACAATGACCAAGAAATTGATTTTTCTGATTTTAAAGTGATTGGCTACAAAGATGCGCTAGAAAAAATTGGAAATTTGCCCCGTGCGGTCCTTGAAGATAAACATTCCCTGCGGGATTTTTTGCAAAAACAAGGCATCAAGCTAGAAGCCCAGATGGGTTATGGCAAGCTTTTGAGCGAAGCCTTTGATACATTTGTCGAGCACAAGCTCATTCATCCAACCTTCATCACAGACTATCCCATTGATATCAGCCCGCTAGCCAGGAGAAATGATCAAAATCCCCAAATTGCCGATCGCTTTGAGTTGTTTATCGGAGGCAAAGAGATCTCCAATGGATTTAGCGAGCTCAATGACCCCATCGATCAATTTGAACGCTTTAAGCAGCAGGTCAGAGAAAAGGATGCAGGCGATGAAGAGGCCCAGTATATGGATGAAGATTATGTATGGGCACTTGGATATGGAATGCCTCCCACAGCAGGGCAAGGCATCGGGATTGATCGCTTGATCATGCTTTTTACCGGGGCCAAAACCATTAAAGATGTGATTTTATTCCCTGCAATGAAGCCTACAAGAAATCATTTTGAACCAAATGAACAAAATAGCTGA
- a CDS encoding apolipoprotein N-acyltransferase, which yields MLAPFLRPTRKFLEKSKKSFFFVFLFLLPIWSGAFFFALGDSGGHARGFETTYIILNSIFAPLAIFAFLRVPSSLGFYFGFYVGIGLFYWVGFSFLYSPAPYLLPIIIIAMGVIYGVVFWPLLWSEHLFFRIPALFLLSFIHPFGFDWLFGEEFLAYSIFGVGKWSYACVILGVVLLYKGGKGFKILAVFLLGFSISQTQFMGKYEMPLNMELTSTSIGQSGKWEGQNIQEIIKYNLSLIREAVAERKEVIVLPETAFPLALNLQEDLLETLKKMSADIGIVVGAMRVQDLQIYNSTYIFEKGRLQILDKVILAPFGERIPLPKFIAKPLQKLFFGTEEELSQASKAQDFVLGGKVFRNAICYEGTSSLLYEDHPKYVIMISNNAWFYPSIEPYFQQILLKFYARKYGTITFHSANFSPSMVIAPALFATFSSKSQ from the coding sequence ATGCTAGCCCCCTTCCTAAGACCCACGAGAAAATTCCTAGAAAAGAGTAAAAAAAGCTTTTTTTTTGTGTTTTTATTTCTCTTGCCTATTTGGAGTGGAGCATTTTTCTTTGCATTGGGGGATTCTGGCGGGCATGCCAGAGGGTTTGAGACCACCTATATCATTCTCAATAGCATTTTTGCTCCGCTTGCAATTTTTGCATTTTTGCGTGTTCCTAGTTCTCTTGGATTTTATTTTGGATTTTATGTAGGCATAGGACTGTTTTATTGGGTGGGCTTTAGCTTTCTTTATTCCCCAGCTCCTTATTTGTTGCCTATCATCATCATTGCGATGGGGGTGATTTATGGAGTGGTTTTTTGGCCACTTTTGTGGAGTGAGCATTTATTTTTTCGGATCCCTGCGCTATTTTTATTGAGTTTTATTCATCCCTTTGGTTTTGATTGGCTCTTTGGGGAGGAGTTTTTGGCCTATAGTATTTTTGGGGTGGGGAAATGGAGCTATGCCTGCGTGATATTAGGGGTTGTGCTGCTGTACAAGGGGGGTAAGGGGTTTAAAATCCTTGCAGTGTTTTTGTTGGGATTTTCCATATCTCAGACTCAATTCATGGGCAAGTATGAAATGCCGCTGAATATGGAGCTTACTAGCACTTCTATTGGGCAATCTGGCAAATGGGAAGGGCAAAATATCCAAGAGATTATTAAATACAACCTTTCTTTGATAAGAGAGGCAGTCGCAGAAAGAAAAGAGGTGATTGTTTTGCCAGAGACAGCCTTCCCGCTGGCTTTAAATTTGCAAGAAGATCTGCTAGAGACTTTGAAAAAAATGAGTGCGGACATTGGTATTGTTGTGGGGGCGATGCGCGTGCAGGATTTACAGATTTATAACAGTACCTACATCTTTGAAAAAGGCAGGCTGCAGATCCTAGACAAGGTGATTTTAGCACCCTTTGGCGAAAGGATCCCTCTGCCAAAATTCATCGCAAAACCCTTGCAAAAATTATTTTTTGGCACAGAAGAAGAACTTAGCCAAGCTAGCAAGGCGCAGGATTTTGTGCTGGGTGGCAAGGTCTTTCGCAATGCGATTTGCTATGAGGGCACCTCTTCTTTGTTGTATGAAGATCACCCCAAGTATGTCATAATGATAAGCAATAATGCGTGGTTTTATCCAAGTATTGAGCCTTATTTTCAGCAAATTCTGCTGAAGTTTTATGCAAGAAAATATGGGACAATTACCTTTCATAGTGCCAATTTTTCCCCCTCTATGGTTATTGCTCCTGCTCTTTTTGCAACCTTTAGCTCCAAATCCCAATAA
- a CDS encoding WD40 repeat domain-containing protein, whose translation MKKIFVALVFACLLFAREIHPTHTLKTPFEVSSIQREKDLLYISTLGGEVLIYHLNQKKYRPSIKLPLLRDFFGNSYPPKIFNTASNSKNMLAIVSANAQGKRNLYLADGNHPSHPPTPLLTDLNIAKVLWLNEEQILIALLSHEILLYDLPRHQTLYQTQISQSSFSDMVLDSPFLFTTGESGVVYQIHPKNGKILKTLPIINKDKNFQIVANHHRIATAGQDRRVGVYFLDTGKDLSLRSDFLVYAVGLDAPTNTLAYLANEKGDIALVNLLSKKKTAMLTGLQGIANNIIFYKNNIIVSCDSPYIYFFNKGEL comes from the coding sequence ATGAAAAAAATCTTTGTCGCACTTGTTTTTGCATGCCTCTTGTTTGCTAGAGAAATCCACCCTACCCATACTCTAAAAACCCCTTTTGAGGTCTCTTCCATCCAGAGAGAAAAAGATTTGCTCTATATCTCTACGCTTGGGGGAGAAGTGCTCATTTATCATCTCAACCAAAAGAAATATCGCCCAAGCATCAAACTCCCATTGCTTAGAGATTTTTTTGGGAATTCCTATCCGCCAAAAATTTTCAATACCGCAAGCAACAGCAAAAATATGCTCGCCATCGTCTCTGCCAACGCGCAAGGCAAAAGAAATCTCTACCTTGCTGATGGCAATCATCCCTCCCATCCTCCCACTCCCCTGCTCACAGATCTCAACATCGCCAAGGTCCTCTGGCTCAACGAAGAGCAGATTCTCATCGCATTGCTAAGCCATGAGATCTTGCTCTATGATCTCCCCAGGCATCAAACCCTCTACCAAACCCAAATCTCACAATCGAGTTTTAGCGATATGGTATTAGATTCTCCCTTTCTTTTTACCACGGGAGAGTCTGGAGTGGTCTACCAAATTCATCCCAAAAATGGCAAAATCCTCAAAACACTTCCCATCATCAATAAAGACAAAAACTTTCAAATTGTTGCCAATCATCACAGGATTGCTACTGCAGGACAAGATCGCAGGGTGGGTGTTTATTTTTTGGATACAGGAAAAGACTTAAGTCTTAGGAGTGATTTTTTGGTCTATGCAGTAGGATTAGATGCCCCAACCAATACGCTGGCCTATCTTGCCAACGAAAAAGGCGACATCGCGCTTGTAAATCTTTTGAGCAAGAAAAAAACCGCGATGCTAACAGGTCTACAAGGCATTGCTAATAATATTATCTTTTACAAAAATAATATTATTGTAAGTTGTGACAGTCCCTATATTTATTTTTTTAACAAAGGAGAATTATGA
- a CDS encoding serine hydroxymethyltransferase encodes MYHLEQSDKEVFASIQREFERQTHHLEMIASENYTFPSVMEATGSILTNKYAEGYPGKRYYSGCDFVDEIETLAIERAKKLFGCNFANVQPHAGSQANAAVYAALLKPYDKILGMDLSHGGHLTHGAKVSTSGQNYQSFFYGVELDGRIDYDKVAESAKLIKPQLIICGFSAYTRELDFKKFREIADSVGAILMGDIAHVAGLVVADEYPNPFPHCHVVTTTTHKTLRGPRGGMILCNDEEIAQKINKAVFPGTQGGPLLHIIAGKAVGFGENLKPEWKLYAKQVKSNIKAMAKVLIERGYELVSGGTDNHLILMSFLNREFSGKDADAALANAGITVNKNTVPGETRSPFVTSGIRLGSPALTARGMKEGEFIWIANKIADILEHIKDTELQKKIQKEIYELNAKFPLYDQPIF; translated from the coding sequence ATGTATCATTTAGAACAAAGCGACAAAGAAGTATTTGCAAGCATACAAAGGGAGTTTGAAAGGCAAACCCATCATTTAGAGATGATTGCTAGTGAGAATTATACTTTCCCCAGCGTAATGGAGGCAACAGGCAGCATCCTGACCAATAAATATGCTGAGGGCTACCCGGGGAAGCGCTATTACAGCGGTTGTGATTTTGTCGATGAGATCGAAACTCTTGCAATTGAGCGCGCTAAAAAACTCTTTGGATGCAATTTTGCCAATGTCCAACCCCATGCAGGATCTCAAGCCAACGCCGCAGTCTATGCAGCATTACTAAAGCCCTATGACAAGATCTTGGGAATGGATTTGAGTCATGGTGGCCACCTTACTCATGGCGCCAAGGTCAGCACCAGCGGCCAGAATTATCAGAGTTTTTTTTATGGCGTGGAGCTAGATGGCAGGATTGATTATGACAAAGTCGCAGAGTCTGCAAAACTCATCAAACCTCAGCTCATCATCTGTGGTTTTTCCGCCTATACCAGGGAATTGGATTTCAAAAAATTCCGCGAAATCGCAGATAGTGTGGGAGCCATACTCATGGGGGACATCGCGCATGTAGCAGGGCTTGTGGTCGCAGATGAATATCCCAATCCCTTCCCCCATTGCCATGTGGTTACCACGACCACGCACAAGACATTGCGAGGACCGCGCGGAGGAATGATTTTATGTAATGATGAGGAAATCGCACAAAAAATCAACAAGGCCGTATTCCCTGGAACCCAGGGTGGTCCTTTGTTGCATATTATCGCAGGCAAGGCGGTGGGATTTGGAGAGAATCTCAAACCAGAATGGAAGCTCTATGCCAAGCAGGTAAAAAGCAATATCAAAGCTATGGCAAAAGTTTTGATAGAAAGAGGTTATGAGCTAGTGAGCGGTGGGACAGACAATCATCTCATTTTGATGAGCTTTTTGAATAGAGAATTTAGCGGCAAGGATGCAGATGCAGCATTGGCCAATGCAGGCATCACAGTGAACAAAAATACCGTTCCAGGAGAAACGCGAAGCCCCTTTGTCACCAGTGGCATCCGCCTGGGCTCTCCTGCACTCACTGCCAGAGGCATGAAGGAAGGCGAATTTATTTGGATTGCAAATAAAATTGCTGATATCCTCGAACATATCAAGGACACAGAACTCCAAAAGAAAATCCAAAAAGAGATTTATGAACTCAATGCAAAATTCCCACTTTATGACCAACCGATCTTTTAG